In Streptomyces chartreusis, the following proteins share a genomic window:
- a CDS encoding DMT family transporter gives MMNTSSASRPDLLAAGAAGVTVVMWASAFVSIRSAGAEYSPGALALGRLLVGAVVLGLICLVRREGLPPRAAWPGIAISGLLWFGFYSVVLSWGEQQVDAGTAALVVNTGPILIALLGARVLGDPMPPRLLAGMAVSFAGAVTVGLSMSGEGGSSMLGVVLCLLAAIGYAGGAVAQKPALGHASALQVTTYGCLVGAALCLPFAGQLVDDAAHASLSATLNLVYLGVFSLALAFTTWAYALARTTASRMGATTYAVPALVVLMSWLALGEVPGLLTLAGGLLCLAGVAVSRSRTRSARVVASVPRPEQTRESQ, from the coding sequence ATGATGAACACCTCCTCCGCCAGCCGTCCCGACCTGCTCGCCGCCGGGGCGGCCGGTGTCACTGTCGTGATGTGGGCCTCGGCCTTCGTTTCCATCCGTAGCGCCGGGGCCGAGTACTCGCCCGGTGCGCTCGCGCTGGGGAGGCTGCTCGTCGGGGCCGTGGTGCTGGGGCTCATCTGCCTGGTTCGCCGGGAGGGGCTGCCGCCCAGGGCGGCCTGGCCCGGGATCGCGATATCGGGGCTGCTGTGGTTCGGCTTCTACAGCGTCGTCCTGAGCTGGGGCGAGCAGCAGGTGGACGCCGGCACGGCGGCCCTCGTGGTGAACACCGGGCCGATCCTCATCGCGCTGCTCGGCGCCCGGGTGCTCGGCGATCCGATGCCGCCGCGACTGCTGGCGGGCATGGCCGTGTCGTTCGCCGGTGCCGTCACCGTGGGGCTCTCGATGTCCGGCGAAGGCGGCTCCTCGATGCTCGGCGTGGTGCTGTGCCTGCTCGCAGCGATCGGCTACGCGGGCGGCGCGGTGGCGCAGAAGCCGGCGCTCGGCCATGCGAGCGCGCTCCAGGTGACGACGTACGGGTGTCTGGTCGGCGCGGCGCTCTGCCTGCCGTTCGCCGGGCAGCTCGTCGACGACGCGGCCCACGCCTCGCTGTCCGCGACGCTCAACCTGGTCTATCTGGGCGTCTTCTCGCTGGCGCTCGCGTTCACGACGTGGGCGTACGCCCTGGCCAGGACGACCGCGAGCCGGATGGGCGCGACCACGTACGCGGTGCCCGCGCTGGTCGTGCTGATGTCGTGGCTGGCGCTCGGCGAGGTACCGGGGCTGCTGACGCTGGCGGGCGGGTTGCTGTGTCTGGCGGGTGTGGCGGTGTCCCGGTCCAGGACCCGGTCGGCCCGGGTCGTGGCGAGCGTGCCGCGACCCGAGCAGACCCGCGAGTCACAGTGA